Proteins from a single region of Candidatus Eisenbacteria bacterium:
- a CDS encoding RNA-binding protein has product MSLTKGERVISATIFVGNLSYESTEEELRALFAEVDPGVRVRLGIDRMTGKARGFAFAQFASDAQAADAVRRFDGLEMRGRRLRVNDADDKPPPRAPRPAARPETGGGFSRAPVEFVPPPEDGGGDFRGFRKGGGSRRGLRARKRSLRY; this is encoded by the coding sequence ATCTCACTCACGAAAGGAGAGAGAGTCATTTCGGCCACGATCTTTGTTGGGAATCTCAGCTACGAATCAACGGAAGAGGAACTGCGCGCGTTGTTCGCCGAGGTCGATCCGGGAGTCCGGGTACGGCTCGGCATCGACAGGATGACCGGGAAGGCACGCGGCTTCGCCTTCGCCCAGTTCGCAAGCGACGCACAGGCCGCCGACGCCGTGCGGCGATTCGACGGTCTCGAGATGCGCGGCCGCCGGCTGCGCGTGAACGACGCCGACGACAAGCCACCACCGCGGGCACCCCGTCCCGCGGCGCGACCCGAGACCGGAGGCGGGTTCAGCCGTGCCCCGGTGGAGTTCGTCCCACCGCCCGAAGACGGTGGGGGTGACTTCCGCGGATTCCGCAAGGGCGGCGGAAGCCGGCGCGGCCTCCGCGCCCGCAAGCGCAGCCTGCGGTACTAG
- a CDS encoding glutathione S-transferase family protein, translating into MLIVFEHPLSPYVQKVKIALGEKGVPFETRMPDIIGGSNLDEFVKLNPRLEVPTLVDGDASIFDSTIILEYIEEKWPTPALLPATPLERARARMIEEVCDTYYEAVNWALMEIRAFQRATGELADRLVGRAAEQTAGVQNWLARHLGTQPYFGGATFGWADVCVAPFVHASATFGNAPAPETPLAAWLDRIRARPSVATTFEAAAASMQGFEMLPQLVASGVFKREYRDHRLEWMLRSGGADIVIEGIRKENIRFTREFS; encoded by the coding sequence ATGCTGATCGTCTTCGAGCACCCGCTCTCGCCCTACGTGCAAAAGGTGAAGATCGCGCTCGGCGAGAAGGGCGTGCCGTTCGAGACGCGCATGCCCGACATCATCGGTGGCTCGAACCTCGACGAGTTCGTGAAGTTGAACCCACGCCTCGAGGTCCCGACGCTGGTCGACGGCGACGCCTCGATCTTCGACTCGACGATCATCCTCGAGTACATCGAGGAGAAGTGGCCGACACCCGCCCTGCTGCCCGCCACCCCGCTCGAGCGCGCTCGCGCGCGCATGATCGAAGAGGTGTGCGACACCTACTATGAGGCCGTGAACTGGGCGTTGATGGAGATCCGGGCCTTCCAGCGGGCCACCGGCGAGCTCGCCGATCGCCTCGTCGGCCGCGCCGCGGAGCAGACGGCCGGTGTACAGAATTGGCTTGCCCGTCACTTGGGCACCCAGCCGTACTTCGGAGGGGCCACCTTCGGGTGGGCCGACGTTTGCGTGGCACCCTTCGTGCATGCTTCGGCCACGTTCGGTAATGCGCCAGCCCCCGAAACGCCGCTCGCGGCCTGGCTCGATCGCATCCGCGCTCGCCCCTCGGTCGCCACGACTTTCGAGGCGGCAGCGGCGTCGATGCAGGGATTCGAGATGCTGCCCCAACTAGTCGCCTCGGGGGTCTTCAAGCGCGAATACCGCGACCACCGCCTCGAATGGATGCTCCGCAGCGGCGGAGCCGACATCGTCATCGAGGGTATTCGCAAGGAGAATATTCGGTTCACACGCGAGTTTTCGTGA
- a CDS encoding LLM class flavin-dependent oxidoreductase, translating to MRLAASLPVPPNLPMCQRVARRVEELGYESVWIADTGAGPDAFVVATAVADVTQRLRIGTAVIPVYTRTPSVFAASAGSVAQLAPGRFVLGIGASSETIVAGWGGVPFEKPLTHMREAVTVIRQMLAGDRVTFEGKRLRSRGFRLVSPPPSPVPIYVAALMPSMLELAGELADGVVLNMMPVEAVPRMMEHVRRGAARAGRDPKAIEVVSRFQVLVTDDPAGARSAVRQMFGPYFATSVYNRFAAWCGFADEAREILAAWQAKDRGRNLAAVTDAMVDRIAIIGSAGECRRRLRAFHDAGVTTPMVHPFAFDERAIFSTLEGLAPGSQA from the coding sequence ATGCGACTCGCCGCGAGTCTCCCCGTTCCGCCGAACCTTCCCATGTGCCAGCGCGTCGCGCGTCGCGTGGAGGAGCTCGGCTACGAGAGCGTGTGGATCGCGGACACGGGCGCGGGTCCCGACGCGTTCGTGGTCGCAACGGCCGTCGCCGACGTGACCCAGCGCCTGCGCATCGGCACCGCCGTCATTCCCGTCTACACGCGCACGCCGTCGGTGTTCGCGGCGTCGGCCGGCTCGGTCGCCCAGCTCGCGCCCGGCCGCTTCGTGCTCGGCATCGGCGCGTCGAGCGAGACCATCGTCGCCGGCTGGGGCGGCGTGCCGTTCGAGAAGCCGCTCACCCACATGCGCGAGGCCGTGACCGTCATCCGGCAGATGCTCGCGGGCGACCGGGTGACCTTCGAGGGCAAGCGCCTTCGCAGCCGCGGCTTTCGTCTCGTCTCGCCGCCGCCCTCGCCGGTGCCGATCTACGTCGCCGCGCTCATGCCGTCCATGCTGGAGCTGGCGGGCGAGCTCGCCGACGGCGTCGTCCTCAACATGATGCCGGTCGAAGCCGTGCCGCGCATGATGGAGCACGTCCGTCGCGGCGCGGCGCGCGCGGGACGCGACCCGAAGGCGATCGAGGTCGTGTCACGCTTCCAGGTCCTCGTGACCGACGACCCGGCGGGCGCACGCAGCGCCGTGCGGCAGATGTTCGGCCCCTACTTCGCGACCTCCGTCTACAACCGCTTCGCCGCGTGGTGCGGCTTCGCCGACGAGGCGCGCGAGATCCTGGCCGCATGGCAGGCAAAGGACCGCGGCCGCAACCTCGCCGCCGTCACCGACGCGATGGTCGACCGCATCGCGATCATCGGATCGGCCGGCGAGTGCCGCCGGCGACTGCGCGCGTTCCACGATGCCGGCGTGACCACGCCCATGGTGCATCCCTTCGCCTTCGACGAGCGGGCGATCTTCTCCACGCTCGAGGGGCTCGCCCCGGGTTCCCAGGCCTGA
- a CDS encoding amidohydrolase yields the protein MTLRRAVAAFVAILLALVGLHLFAVSGRTIYRGGPIVTLDPQNRVVEAIGIDGDRIAIVGSEADVVAWGGRWARVLDLHGHALVPGFVDAHSHFPGSGLFAVIEDLHAPPAGDVATIADVVERLRRRAASTSTDAWVVGMGYDDSLLAEGRHPTRQDLDRVSTERPVAAVHVSGHLAAVNSRGLAALGYDARTPDPPGGRLHRDAAGELDGVVEEHAMDPVAARVFAPGPLDAYRILREGERRYLAAGVTTAQNGNATMAQIQSLAWASRLGLLSLRLVLWPSTDATDAVVEGRATFPSTREDWVRIGAVKLFADGSIQTYTAHLSAPYHVPPGADPAYRGYRRTERSELAARIERYHELGFQVAVHGNGDAAIDDILDAVEHAQTAHPRPDARPIVVHAQTARPDQLDRMRRLGVTPSFFALHTYYWGDRHRDRFLGPERAARISPARSASRQGLRFSLHCDTPVVPMEPLRLVWSAVNRRSTSGATIGPEERIDVVTALRAVTIDAAWQAFQEGEKGSLEAGKLADFVVLSASPLEVPPEQLDEIRVLETIVDGRQAYRAPESN from the coding sequence GTGACCCTCCGCCGCGCGGTCGCCGCGTTCGTCGCCATCCTGCTCGCGCTGGTCGGGCTGCATCTGTTCGCCGTCTCCGGCCGCACGATCTACCGCGGCGGCCCGATCGTGACGCTCGACCCGCAGAACCGCGTCGTCGAGGCGATCGGCATCGACGGCGACCGGATCGCGATCGTCGGCAGCGAGGCCGACGTCGTCGCGTGGGGCGGCCGCTGGGCCCGCGTGCTGGACCTGCACGGGCACGCGCTCGTCCCTGGCTTCGTCGACGCCCACAGCCACTTCCCGGGGTCGGGCCTCTTCGCGGTCATCGAAGACCTCCACGCCCCACCCGCCGGCGACGTCGCCACCATCGCCGACGTCGTCGAGCGGCTTCGCCGTCGCGCGGCGTCGACCAGCACCGACGCATGGGTCGTCGGCATGGGCTACGACGACTCGCTGCTCGCCGAGGGCCGCCATCCCACGCGTCAGGACCTCGATCGGGTCTCGACCGAACGCCCGGTCGCCGCCGTGCACGTCTCGGGGCATCTCGCGGCCGTGAACTCGCGCGGGCTCGCCGCGCTGGGATACGACGCACGGACGCCCGATCCGCCGGGCGGCCGCCTGCACCGCGACGCCGCCGGTGAGCTCGACGGCGTCGTCGAGGAGCACGCGATGGATCCCGTGGCCGCGCGCGTCTTCGCGCCCGGCCCGCTCGACGCCTACCGCATCCTGCGTGAGGGCGAGCGGCGCTACCTCGCTGCGGGCGTCACGACGGCGCAGAACGGCAACGCGACGATGGCGCAGATCCAATCGCTGGCGTGGGCGTCGCGCCTGGGGCTCCTGTCGCTCCGTCTCGTCCTGTGGCCCAGCACCGACGCGACCGACGCCGTGGTCGAGGGCCGGGCGACGTTCCCGTCCACGCGGGAGGATTGGGTCCGCATCGGGGCGGTGAAGCTCTTCGCCGACGGATCCATCCAGACCTACACCGCCCACCTCTCGGCACCGTATCACGTGCCGCCCGGCGCGGACCCTGCGTATCGCGGCTACCGGCGCACGGAGCGGAGCGAGCTCGCCGCGCGCATCGAGCGCTACCACGAGCTCGGCTTCCAGGTCGCCGTGCACGGCAACGGCGATGCCGCCATCGACGACATCCTCGACGCCGTGGAGCACGCCCAGACGGCGCATCCCCGGCCCGACGCGCGCCCGATCGTCGTCCACGCGCAGACCGCCCGGCCCGATCAGCTGGATCGCATGCGGCGCCTCGGCGTGACGCCGAGCTTCTTCGCGCTGCACACGTACTACTGGGGCGACCGCCATCGCGATCGGTTCCTCGGCCCGGAGCGGGCGGCACGCATCAGCCCCGCGCGGAGCGCGAGCCGGCAGGGTCTGCGCTTCTCGCTCCACTGCGACACCCCCGTGGTACCGATGGAGCCGCTCCGGCTCGTCTGGTCGGCGGTCAACCGGCGCTCGACTTCCGGCGCCACGATCGGTCCCGAGGAGCGCATCGACGTCGTGACGGCGCTGCGCGCAGTCACGATCGATGCGGCTTGGCAGGCCTTCCAGGAGGGCGAGAAGGGCTCGCTCGAGGCCGGGAAGCTCGCCGATTTCGTCGTGCTGTCCGCCTCGCCGCTCGAGGTGCCGCCCGAGCAGCTCGACGAGATCCGAGTGCTCGAAACGATCGTCGACGGACGCCAGGCCTACCGCGCCCCCGAGTCCAACTGA
- a CDS encoding FAD-binding oxidoreductase, with protein MAVERTARVAKLIDHAPDTRSLVLALGRDHGFSFRPGQFLSCLLPVGGERIIRPYSIASDAARPDELEILFNLVPDGPGSRHLFGLRAGDPVDFTGPWGTFTLDEPPDTPLVFIAQNTGIAPIRSMLLHAAGRTRRPLRLVYGTHLRVYHEELARLPGVTVEVVDPDRLVEETQRRFVDADADRSRHFWVCGVGPIVYTLRDRLRGAGYARRTVQYEKW; from the coding sequence ATGGCCGTTGAGCGGACGGCGCGCGTCGCGAAGCTGATCGACCACGCGCCGGACACCCGTTCGCTCGTGTTGGCGCTCGGGCGCGACCACGGCTTCTCGTTTCGCCCGGGGCAGTTCCTCTCGTGCCTGCTCCCGGTCGGTGGCGAGCGGATCATCCGGCCGTACTCGATCGCGTCGGACGCCGCACGCCCGGACGAGCTCGAGATCCTCTTCAACCTCGTGCCCGATGGTCCGGGCTCGCGCCACCTCTTCGGCCTGCGGGCGGGGGACCCGGTCGACTTCACCGGTCCCTGGGGCACGTTCACGCTCGACGAGCCGCCCGACACGCCGCTCGTCTTCATCGCGCAGAACACCGGCATCGCGCCCATCCGATCGATGCTCCTGCACGCTGCCGGCCGCACGCGGCGTCCGCTGCGGCTCGTCTACGGCACGCACCTGCGCGTGTACCACGAGGAGCTCGCACGCCTGCCCGGCGTGACCGTCGAGGTCGTCGACCCCGATCGCCTCGTCGAGGAGACGCAGCGGCGCTTCGTCGACGCCGACGCCGACCGCTCGCGCCACTTCTGGGTGTGCGGCGTGGGGCCGATCGTCTACACGCTGCGCGATCGCCTCCGCGGCGCGGGCTACGCCCGGCGTACGGTCCAGTACGAGAAGTGGTGA
- a CDS encoding 2Fe-2S iron-sulfur cluster-binding protein, with amino-acid sequence MAKLIVKFENGDPDRVIEFDPAKAPFQHDGQPASILDVMLGHGVSLEHACGGSCACTTCHVVVKQGFDKLRPSEENEDDLLDKAVGLTPTSRLGCQAVVTDPNAEIVVVVPRYTVNIESGSHGR; translated from the coding sequence ATGGCGAAGCTGATCGTGAAGTTCGAGAACGGCGACCCCGACCGGGTGATCGAGTTCGACCCGGCGAAGGCGCCCTTCCAGCACGACGGACAGCCCGCCTCGATCCTCGACGTCATGCTCGGTCACGGCGTCTCTCTGGAGCACGCGTGCGGTGGAAGCTGCGCGTGCACGACGTGCCACGTCGTCGTGAAGCAGGGCTTCGACAAGCTCCGTCCGTCGGAAGAGAACGAGGACGACCTGCTCGACAAGGCGGTCGGCCTGACGCCGACCTCGCGCCTCGGCTGCCAGGCGGTGGTGACGGATCCCAACGCCGAGATCGTGGTGGTCGTGCCGCGCTACACGGTGAACATCGAATCCGGAAGCCATGGCCGTTGA
- a CDS encoding enoyl-CoA hydratase-related protein, translating to MAIHYANDGHVVTITIDRPEARNSLDVDHFGMLADAWIRFRDDADAFVAILTGVGDVYCVGADLKKFVPIVAERADKLAAGESTLAVGESRYSMAHSLIAVLRDGALVPETGEEFKLYKPVIAAINGICAAGGMEMMWNTDLRVCADTAWFQLAEPRRGLFPGGGSTVHSARQLSWCNAMEVLLLAERITPERALQMGLVNRVVPRDRVMATAREFADTICKNGPLAVKACKQSAKESTFLGLKEALENEMSYSAGVFMSEDAKEGLAAFKEKRTPVWKGR from the coding sequence ATGGCCATCCACTACGCAAACGACGGGCACGTCGTGACGATCACGATCGACCGCCCCGAGGCGCGCAACTCGCTCGACGTCGACCACTTCGGCATGCTCGCCGACGCGTGGATCCGTTTCCGCGACGACGCCGACGCCTTCGTCGCGATCCTGACCGGCGTCGGCGACGTCTACTGCGTCGGCGCGGACTTGAAGAAGTTCGTCCCGATCGTCGCCGAGCGGGCCGACAAGCTCGCGGCGGGGGAATCGACGCTCGCGGTCGGCGAGTCGAGATATTCGATGGCGCACTCGCTCATCGCCGTGCTGCGCGACGGCGCGCTCGTCCCGGAGACGGGCGAGGAGTTCAAGCTCTACAAGCCGGTCATCGCCGCGATCAACGGCATCTGCGCCGCGGGCGGCATGGAGATGATGTGGAACACCGACCTGCGCGTGTGCGCCGACACCGCGTGGTTCCAGCTCGCCGAGCCCCGGCGCGGGCTCTTCCCCGGTGGCGGCTCCACGGTCCACAGCGCGCGTCAGCTCTCGTGGTGCAACGCGATGGAGGTCCTGCTGCTGGCCGAGCGGATCACGCCCGAGCGGGCGCTCCAGATGGGGCTCGTGAACCGCGTCGTCCCACGCGACCGGGTGATGGCCACCGCGCGCGAGTTCGCCGACACGATCTGCAAGAACGGGCCGCTGGCCGTGAAGGCCTGCAAGCAGTCCGCCAAGGAGAGCACCTTCCTCGGGCTCAAGGAGGCGCTCGAGAACGAGATGAGCTACTCCGCCGGCGTCTTCATGAGCGAGGACGCCAAGGAGGGGCTGGCGGCGTTCAAGGAGAAGCGGACGCCGGTGTGGAAAGGACGATAG